The Flammeovirga pectinis genomic interval GCCTACAGAAGTAAGTCCTGTTCTAATTGGATATTGTCCTGTAATGAATGAAGACCGACCCGCTGTACAACTTTGTTGTGCGTAATAGTCATTAATTAAAAGCCCTTCATCTGCTATCTGATCTATATTTGGCGTACTGACAGCACCTAATCCTCTATGGTAAGCTGAAATATCTTGAGGAGCAACATCGTCCGTCATAATGACTACTATATTTGGTTTTTGTTGTGCAAAACAGAGCAATGATATACACCAGAAGGCGGTAGTTATTAATAGATTTTTCATATTGTTGTATTCTTTTTATAATTGATATACAGCAAATTTATGCTATCAATGCCTCTAATTTGAGAGGGAATTAACCACATTAGAAAACTACGGGAAACACGCAGACAAGAAAATAGAGGTAAAAAAAATCCCCATGCAAAACATGAGGACAGGATTTAAATTAGCTAAGTAAATAGTAACCTAATTATTGATAACAGGAGGTGTTGGTTGAACAGGTCCAGGATCTGCAATTGGATGTTCTGGAGTTTCTATTGGACCTAATTCGTTGTTATCATTATTACATGAGAAAAAGCTAATTGTTAAAAATAGCACTATCATCTTTCCTATTAATCTTAAATTTTTCATCTGAATTTTACTTATTTGATTGAAAATTATACTCTCTAATGTGAATCAAAGGTGATGGTTTTAAAGAATATAATTGTACGTAATAAGCAGAGTTCTTATAAATACGGGAATCCCTTAGAAGATTTATAGATCTGTAAATAAGTTTCTTTCTATTGCATATAAAACTAATCCTGCCACATTCTTAGCACCTGTTTTTTCAACTAAATTTCTTTTATGCGTTTCTACTGTTCGCGGAGAAATAAATAACTTTTCTCCAATTTCTATATTTGAAAATTCCTTACAGATAAGGTGTAAAACCTCCATTTCTCGTTCTGTTAAAGGTATTTCTGTCAATACTCTTTTCTTTACAGCAGGCTGAGAAGAAAGCCCTTGCATAATAATAGAAGTAACCTCAGAAGAGTAATAATTTTCTCCATTTGCTACAGATTTAATTGCTTTTCTTAACTCATCTTGTGTACAATCTTTTAGAATATATCCTTTAGCCCCTGCGCTTAGCATTTTCTTGATGTTGTAGCTTTCGTTCATCATTGTAAGAGCAAGAACATGAATAGATGGATATTGAGCTGTAATTTCTTTACACAATGTTATACCGTCTTTTTCGGGCATCATTATGTCTGTAATTACAACATCAACTTTGTGCTTTTCTAATAAAAGAAGTGCCTCAACACCATTCACTGCTTCACCAATAATATCAAAATGTTCTTTGTCTAAGAAAGATTTTAATCCCTCTCGGATCATATTATGATCATCAACTAAAAGTACTTTTATAGGGGTATTCATAATTATAAAGCCAATTCTAAGACTATTTCTGTTCCTTTATTTTTAACTGATGATATTTGGAGATAAGCTCCAATCGCTTCAGCTCTTGTTTTTAAACTATTTAAGCCAAAGGTATTTTTTGTTGTTGATAAGTCAAACCCAACACCGTTATCTTCTATAGTTAAAACGAGCAAATCGCTATATTTTAATAATTGTATAGTGCATTTTTCTGCCTCAGAGTATTTGATAACATTATTGATACTTTCTTGTACAATCCTATATAAAGTCATTTCTACAGAAAGTTTTAATCGTTCCTCATTAAGGTTGTCGTAAAAAATAATTTGAGTAGCGGTAGATCCTTCTAATGCACTTATTAGAGCTTGTATTGCCGGAGAAATTCCATTCTGATGTATCACTTTAGGCATAAGGTTATGTGCCAAAGTTCTACTTTCTTGAATAGCTTTTTTTAGATAATTGTAGCCAACAGTAAACTTATTCATCAGTTCCTTATCAGAAATTTCATCAGAGACACGCACTTTTTCTAGATTAAGTAAAGAAGTAGACATGGTTTGTTGTAGGCTATCGTGTATATCTCTTGCAATTCTACTTCTCTCTTTATCTTCTGTTTCTAAAATGGCATTTATCACTTTCTCTTCTTGTTTCATCTGCTCATTTATATCAGAAAAAGTACCTACAATATGTGTGTTTTTTTTAATTGATGCACTTCTAAAGTTATACCACTTTAATTCTTTTGTAGCAGTATAACAACGTACATCAATACTTATAGCACTACCATTTTCAATACAATTTTTAAACTGTTGATTAAATAGATCGAGATCTCCTTTATGAATTTGTTCTTGAATTGATGCTATAGATGGCGTCAATTTTTCAGAAGGAAAGTCTAATAGCTTACTATTTTTAGGAAACCAATTGAGTTGTTTACTTATTAAATCATATTGCCAGATTAAAATACCCGTTCCTTGGGTAGCCAAAGTAAATCGATGGTCACTTTCTACTAAATTATCTTTTGTAGATTGTAATTCGACTACGCTTTCTTTAAACTTTTTGTCAATGCGTTCTTGTCTTTTTAACCTTAATCTAATTAAGTAATAAGAGGCCGTAGAAAATAGAAGTACAAAGAGTAATAGTAGCAATAGAGTATAAAAAAGAGTGAAACCTTCTTCTTTACTCTCGTTCCATGTTTTTGTAGTACGAGAATCTATTCTTTTTTCCAAAGAAAGTAAAAGTGCATTTGCATTGTTCTTAGCGTCTAGATATTCTTTTTGTTGAAGTAAAGCCAATGCGGTACTTTGAGTAGGTAATGCCAAAGCCTTTTTTTCTATCTGAATAGCTTTATTGGAAAGTAAGAGTGCGTTATTAATCAATTGAATTTCTTGAGAAGTAAAACCTTTTGCTTGTAAACTATCAACTCTAAAATCACTTTTAAGAAATTGAGCAGAAGGGTCATCATAATTTAAAAACTTTTGATAGGCCTCTTTCCATATTTCATTTTTACTATAAATAGTATTGGTACATAACCGAGTTAGTTCATTATTTCTATCAATTAAATAATCGCTTAAAGCAAAAGAACTTTGACGCTGAAATTGCATACTACCAAACTCTTTTCTGTTATCAAGTAATCGTAAAAAAATCACTAAGATAATTAGTAGAAATAGAATTACAGTGCTAAATAATAATGTAAAGGAAGTTCTAATTTTAATCATTTACAGTAGCTTTTTTTTGTTAAGCTAAGGTTGTTGATTTCTAAACTAAATACAAATTTAATGTTTTGAAGAATGAAAAATAAAGCTCTTTTCTAAAGATTATTTATGCTGATTTAATCGAGTTTACTTAACAACATAACTTTTCTCTTTTTTATTGGAATTTCACCTTGTCCAACTAATTTTTAGTTAAAAAGTGCTCTTATTTACATATAAAGAGGGTTTGTCGTAGGTTTGTCGTAGTGAAAAATATGGCTTTTTTGATGCTTTAATGAATATTTGTGTATTATCAACACTAATTTTTAGATTATGAAACAAGCTCTTTCTATTTTACTTCTATTACTTGCAAACCAGATTGTAGTAGGAGAAATACTAACTATTAATAACTGTAACACTATAGTAATACCATCTCAAATTGAGAGTGAAAATTACTGTGGAATGTCGGGAATACAAACCGAACAAACACAAGACGAATCGGGTAATCTTAATATAGGTTACATAGACGATGACGATTGGATGAGTTACAATATCAGTGTACCTGCAAGTGGTACTTATACGCTATCTTACAGAGTGGCTTCTGCTAATGGAGGTAACGAAATTCAGATTGACAAGGATAGAGGTACTACTGTTTTAGGTACTATTACTGTACCTGCAACAGGTGGGTGGCAAACTTGGCAAACAATAACGCACGACATTTCGCTCCCTCAAGGAGAGTATGAAATTGGTATAAAAGCAAACATTGGTGGGTTTAACATCAATTGGTTTAGCATTACTGGGAATGTAGTACCACAAGGTAATTTTCTACATACCGATGGTAAAAATATTGTAGATGGTAATGGCAATAACTTCTTATTAAATTCTGTAAACCTAGACGGTTGGATGGTACAAGAAGGCTATATTATGGAAGTGCCTTTTGGACCACAATGGGAAATTGAGCAAGGAATTATTGATGTAATTGGCGAACAAAACACACAAGAATTTCAAGATGCATGGTTAGATAATATGGTTACAGAAGCTGATATTATTCAAATTAAATCTTGGGGGTTTAATAGTATTCGTGTACCATTACACTATAACCTCTTTACACTTCCAATAGAAGAAGAGCCAGTAGAAGGGCAAAGTACGGTGCTTTCTAAAGGTTATAACCTTATCGATAACTTATTGGGATGGTGTAAGCAACATCAAATTTATCTTATTTTAGATTTACACGCAGCTCCAGGCGGACAAGGAGAAGATCAACCTATTTCTGATTATAACCCTGCAAAACCATCACTTTGGGAAAGCGGAGAGAACAGGTCTAAGACAGTGCATTTATGGAGAGAAATTGCGTCTAGATATGCTGATGAAGAATGGATTGCAGGCTACGATTTATTAAATGAGACAAATTGGGAATTAGGTGATCAGAATGAAATGCTTTCCAATCTTTATACGTCTATTTTATGGGAACTAAGACAAGTAGATAGTAATCATATTGTATTTATAGAAGGTAATTGGTGGGCAAATGATTACAGGGGCTTAACTCCTGCATTTGATGACAATATGGTATATGCTTTTCATAAATATTGGACGGATGTAGATCAAGCATCAATTCAAGAATTTATCGATCTTAGAAACTCTACAAATACACCTATTTGGTGTGGTGAAACAGGAGAAAACTCAAATCAATGGTATAGCGAAAACTTCGAATTACTAGAAGCAAACAATATTGGATTCTCTTTTTGGCCATTGAAAAAAGTAAATCAAATTCAAGGTTTATTAAAGGTAGATCAGCCTCAGGGAATACAGGATATTCTTGATTATTGGAGTGGTGAAGGTGCAAAACCATCTGTAACAAATGCGAAAGCAGCATTAATGCAATGGGCTGTAAATACTCGATTAGAGAATTGTGAATATAACTATTCTGTGATAGATGCAACAACTAGGGCAGTAGGTACAAATGCAACGCAACCTTATGAAGTTGTAAACTTACCTGCAGATAATATTACAGCCGTAAATTATGATTTAGGAAAACAAGGCTATGCTTATTTTGAACAAGGTGCAATTGGAGATTATGGTGACAGAGACGCTTGGAATATTAATTGGACTTTTAGAAACGATGCAGTAGATATCTATCAAGTTGGTGGAAATGGAGCTTATTATATTGGTGAAACAAAAGATAATGAGTGGTTAGGTTACACGGTTAACTTTACAGAAAGTGGACAATATGCGATTACTACAGAAGTTGCAGCAAATAGTACTGGCGGAGAATATCATATAGAAATTGATGGTGTAAATGTTTCTGGTACGGTACAAGTTAGTAGTACAGGTGGATGGGAAGCGTTTTCTTTTCAGGAGAGTGGAACGGCAACGGTTAATTCTGGAACAAAGACTATTAAATTTGTTTTTGAAAAGGGAGGCTTTAATATCAAATCACTTGCATTTACTAAAACACAGAGTGAAAATATTGAAGTGACTGCTCTTTCTTTATCTCAAAGTTCTGCAAATCTTGCTGTAAATCAGTCTTTACAATTATCAGCAACCATATTACCTGCTAACGCAACTGATAAATCTGTGATTTGGTCATCGTCTAATACAACTGTAGCAACTGTCTCTTCAGCAGGAGAAGTAATTACATTAGCAGAAGGAAATGCTATTATTACAGCACAAAGTAGTGTGTCATCAATACAAAAAACGTGTGCTATATCTGTTACAGGCCAAGAAGAAGAAGAAGGAGGCTGTGAAAATGCAACACCAATTACTTTAAATTTCTCTTACGATGGCGTAGAAGAACAATGTTGGGTAATTTCTGACAATATTAATTATATCAACTCTTGGGGTACAGCCACAGTTACTATTAACGGGGTTGATATTACAAACCTTTGGGTGAATAATTTCCCTGCAAAAGAGAACGGTAAGTATTACATCACTTTTAAGGGTGCTGAATCTTGGGCACATATCGAAATTGAAGGAGCGGGTAATTCTAATCAGAGAGAAAGTTTGAATAGTGAATTCAATCAGGTTTCCTCTAAAGTATATCCAAATCCAATTACATCAGGTGATGTACATATTAGTCATCCTATTGAATCTCTAGGAGCAGAAATAAATATTTTTGATGTGGAAGGAAAGAATGTTTATTCTTCTATTGTCACATCAGAAGAAACAAAAATAGATAAAAAGGCCTTCAATAAAGGATTGTATATTATTACAATTCAGTATTTAGATAAGGTTGAAAAGATAAAATTAGTTGTGCAATAATTATTGTATTGTAAATTGGTATAGAACTTCTCTTCTGCTTTGTGGGAGAGAAGTTTTTTTGTTTAAATACATCTTTGCAGCTTAAAGAATACACTGCTCGTGGTTTTTATTACTGAGAAGTAAGCAGAGTTTAGCTTCATATCTATGGTCGTTAAATGGTCTTCTCTTGTTAGTCTTTCGTTTTATAAATAGTAATCTTAACGTATGTGTAACTTATTGATAATAAGATCGTTGATTGTTTTTGAGGTTTCTGTAAACGAAATACTTTTTATATGAAGGAAGTTTTTGTCTACATCAATAACCGTGGAAGTCGTAGGGTTGTCGTACCCAAAAAAATAGAACTCAAGATCCAATAGCTAATATTTGAGTGTTCTAAATACACTAATAAATATTTTTTATGATGAAAAGAATTATTTTTTTACTTACTATTCTTTTGACGAGCCATTTACTAATTGCTCAGTCGCTAAACTCAGTAAACTATCCGTATGGTAACATGCCAAGTGCAAGAAGCAACAGTGCCGCAATGGCTTCTTATAATAACTGGAAGAACGGTTATTTAGAGTATTGTAACGAAACAGGAGAATTTAGAGTTAGGTTTGATAAACCTAGCCAATCTGTTTCTGAAGGTATTGCATACGGTATGCTTCTATCTGCTTATGCAAAAGACAGAGATGTATTTGATGGTCTAACAAAGTACTACAACCGTTTTAAAAATGCGGATGGTGTAATGGATTGGAAAATCCAAGGTTGTTGGGAAGTGGCTACAGATTGTGGCTACGGTGATGGCCGATGTACGGGTGGTGCTGCCGATGCAGAATTTGATTATGCTTTTGCTTTAATTGTTGCAGAAGCAAATTGGGGTAGCGGAGGCACTCTAAATTATGGAGCTTTAGCTAGAGACATGATTGGTATTATTAAAGACAAAGAAATTTCTTCAACGCTTGTTCCTAGACCTGGTCCGGGTTGGGGTGGTGATAACATTACTAACCCATCTTATTTTACACCTGCTTATTTTAGAGTATTTGGAGAATATACTAACGATCAAGGCTATTGGAATGGAGTTGTAGCAAAATGTTATGAGATACTAGCTAATATAAAATCAACTTTAAATCCTTCTTATGGATTAGTTCCAGATTGGTGTACTTCGGGAGGATCTTTTTCTGGAGATGCTAGTGGATATTTCGAAGGAGGAACAAAATATCATTACGATGCTGCACGTACTCCTTGGAGAATGGCAACAGATTATACTTGGTTCGGTGTTTCTGAAGCAGGTGATTACATAAACCAAAGTTACCAATTTACAGAAGAAAAAGGTGGGTTAGGAAGTATTGTAGATGGATACAATATGGATGGATCATCTTACGGTACAAATAACAGTGCAACTTTCTCTGGATCATTTGCAACATCTTATATGTATGCACCTGCAGGTCAGGATAAGATAGATGGAGCGTATAACTATTTAGTAAATAAATCGCCAAGTGGTTATTTTAACACTACGTTGTATGCTTTATACATGTTTACAATAACAGGTAACTTCTGGAATCCATTAGAAGGTGGACCTGTAGAATGTACTGCTGTAGCTCTTCCTGCTCAAATAGAAAGCGAAGATTTTTGTGCAATGTCTGGAATACAAGTAGAAACGACTTTAGACAATAACGGTGGATCTAATATTGGTTATATTGATGACGAAGATTGGATGAGTTACAAAATTTCTGTAACAGAAGCGGGAAGTTATAAAGTATCGTATAGAATTGCATCTTTAAACGGTGGTAATGAATTACAAATTGATACAGACGCAGGTTCAAATGTTTTAGGAACAGTTGCAATACCTTCTACTGGAGGATGGCAAAACTGGGAAACTGTTGAACATATAATAACTTTATCAGCTGGTGAATATGAAATTGGTATTAAAGCAAACATTGGAGGTTTTAACATCAATTGGTTCTCATTTACTAAAAATGGTGGGAATAATATTGCTGTTTCAGGCTTAAATCTTCAAGCGAATGCTATAACTTTAAAAGTGAATGCTACAACGCAATTATCTGCAGAAGTAGTACCTTCAAATGCTTCAGATAAAAGTATTACATGGTCGTCTTCTAACACTTCAATTGCTACAGTAAGCACAACAGGAGAAGTAATAGCTATTGCAAAAGGACAAGCAACAATTACTGCACAAAGTAGTAACGCACAAATTAATGCAGCAGTAGTAATTACGGTTACTGAAGGTGGTGAAACTGGAGGTTGTGAAACTTCACAGCCTATAACATTAGATTTTTCTTATGATGGTGTAGAGGAACAATGTTGGGTAACTGCTGAAGATATTGATTATATCAATTCTTGGGGAGCACAATCTGTTACAATTAACGGAGTGGATGTAACAAACTTATGGATGAATAACCTTCCTGCAAAGCAAGACGGTAAATATTATGTTACTTTTAAAGGACAAGAAAGTTGGGCACATGTAGAGATTATGGGAGCGGCTTCTAATGGACGTACATCTACAGAATCTTTAGCTTCTAGCATTACAGAAACAGTAGTTTATCCAAACCCTGTTACTGAAGAAGATGTATTTATTAATCATCCTGCTAACACTATAGGTGCACAAGTAAGAATATTTGATTTGGAAGGTAAAACTATTTATTCTACTCAAACAATATCAAATAAAACACAAATAGCAAGAAGTGTTTTTAATAAAGGACTTTATATTATTACAGTTGAATATGCAGATAGTATTCAAAAATTGAAATTGATTGTAAAGTAGTTCTACATCAAGATCAACAGAAAGAACTTCTCTTCTATACTATAGGGGAGAAGTTTTTTTATTCTATTTTTTA includes:
- a CDS encoding carbohydrate-binding protein gives rise to the protein MKQALSILLLLLANQIVVGEILTINNCNTIVIPSQIESENYCGMSGIQTEQTQDESGNLNIGYIDDDDWMSYNISVPASGTYTLSYRVASANGGNEIQIDKDRGTTVLGTITVPATGGWQTWQTITHDISLPQGEYEIGIKANIGGFNINWFSITGNVVPQGNFLHTDGKNIVDGNGNNFLLNSVNLDGWMVQEGYIMEVPFGPQWEIEQGIIDVIGEQNTQEFQDAWLDNMVTEADIIQIKSWGFNSIRVPLHYNLFTLPIEEEPVEGQSTVLSKGYNLIDNLLGWCKQHQIYLILDLHAAPGGQGEDQPISDYNPAKPSLWESGENRSKTVHLWREIASRYADEEWIAGYDLLNETNWELGDQNEMLSNLYTSILWELRQVDSNHIVFIEGNWWANDYRGLTPAFDDNMVYAFHKYWTDVDQASIQEFIDLRNSTNTPIWCGETGENSNQWYSENFELLEANNIGFSFWPLKKVNQIQGLLKVDQPQGIQDILDYWSGEGAKPSVTNAKAALMQWAVNTRLENCEYNYSVIDATTRAVGTNATQPYEVVNLPADNITAVNYDLGKQGYAYFEQGAIGDYGDRDAWNINWTFRNDAVDIYQVGGNGAYYIGETKDNEWLGYTVNFTESGQYAITTEVAANSTGGEYHIEIDGVNVSGTVQVSSTGGWEAFSFQESGTATVNSGTKTIKFVFEKGGFNIKSLAFTKTQSENIEVTALSLSQSSANLAVNQSLQLSATILPANATDKSVIWSSSNTTVATVSSAGEVITLAEGNAIITAQSSVSSIQKTCAISVTGQEEEEGGCENATPITLNFSYDGVEEQCWVISDNINYINSWGTATVTINGVDITNLWVNNFPAKENGKYYITFKGAESWAHIEIEGAGNSNQRESLNSEFNQVSSKVYPNPITSGDVHISHPIESLGAEINIFDVEGKNVYSSIVTSEETKIDKKAFNKGLYIITIQYLDKVEKIKLVVQ
- a CDS encoding glycosyl hydrolase family 8 codes for the protein MMKRIIFLLTILLTSHLLIAQSLNSVNYPYGNMPSARSNSAAMASYNNWKNGYLEYCNETGEFRVRFDKPSQSVSEGIAYGMLLSAYAKDRDVFDGLTKYYNRFKNADGVMDWKIQGCWEVATDCGYGDGRCTGGAADAEFDYAFALIVAEANWGSGGTLNYGALARDMIGIIKDKEISSTLVPRPGPGWGGDNITNPSYFTPAYFRVFGEYTNDQGYWNGVVAKCYEILANIKSTLNPSYGLVPDWCTSGGSFSGDASGYFEGGTKYHYDAARTPWRMATDYTWFGVSEAGDYINQSYQFTEEKGGLGSIVDGYNMDGSSYGTNNSATFSGSFATSYMYAPAGQDKIDGAYNYLVNKSPSGYFNTTLYALYMFTITGNFWNPLEGGPVECTAVALPAQIESEDFCAMSGIQVETTLDNNGGSNIGYIDDEDWMSYKISVTEAGSYKVSYRIASLNGGNELQIDTDAGSNVLGTVAIPSTGGWQNWETVEHIITLSAGEYEIGIKANIGGFNINWFSFTKNGGNNIAVSGLNLQANAITLKVNATTQLSAEVVPSNASDKSITWSSSNTSIATVSTTGEVIAIAKGQATITAQSSNAQINAAVVITVTEGGETGGCETSQPITLDFSYDGVEEQCWVTAEDIDYINSWGAQSVTINGVDVTNLWMNNLPAKQDGKYYVTFKGQESWAHVEIMGAASNGRTSTESLASSITETVVYPNPVTEEDVFINHPANTIGAQVRIFDLEGKTIYSTQTISNKTQIARSVFNKGLYIITVEYADSIQKLKLIVK
- a CDS encoding PAS domain-containing sensor histidine kinase gives rise to the protein MIKIRTSFTLLFSTVILFLLIILVIFLRLLDNRKEFGSMQFQRQSSFALSDYLIDRNNELTRLCTNTIYSKNEIWKEAYQKFLNYDDPSAQFLKSDFRVDSLQAKGFTSQEIQLINNALLLSNKAIQIEKKALALPTQSTALALLQQKEYLDAKNNANALLLSLEKRIDSRTTKTWNESKEEGFTLFYTLLLLLLFVLLFSTASYYLIRLRLKRQERIDKKFKESVVELQSTKDNLVESDHRFTLATQGTGILIWQYDLISKQLNWFPKNSKLLDFPSEKLTPSIASIQEQIHKGDLDLFNQQFKNCIENGSAISIDVRCYTATKELKWYNFRSASIKKNTHIVGTFSDINEQMKQEEKVINAILETEDKERSRIARDIHDSLQQTMSTSLLNLEKVRVSDEISDKELMNKFTVGYNYLKKAIQESRTLAHNLMPKVIHQNGISPAIQALISALEGSTATQIIFYDNLNEERLKLSVEMTLYRIVQESINNVIKYSEAEKCTIQLLKYSDLLVLTIEDNGVGFDLSTTKNTFGLNSLKTRAEAIGAYLQISSVKNKGTEIVLELAL
- a CDS encoding response regulator transcription factor, with amino-acid sequence MNTPIKVLLVDDHNMIREGLKSFLDKEHFDIIGEAVNGVEALLLLEKHKVDVVITDIMMPEKDGITLCKEITAQYPSIHVLALTMMNESYNIKKMLSAGAKGYILKDCTQDELRKAIKSVANGENYYSSEVTSIIMQGLSSQPAVKKRVLTEIPLTEREMEVLHLICKEFSNIEIGEKLFISPRTVETHKRNLVEKTGAKNVAGLVLYAIERNLFTDL